One segment of Rosa chinensis cultivar Old Blush chromosome 6, RchiOBHm-V2, whole genome shotgun sequence DNA contains the following:
- the LOC112169915 gene encoding serine/threonine-protein kinase ATM isoform X5, translating into MVKSRDVQEIVAKLSSDKAKTREEGIKLLNTWLEGERSNDFCKYLAQKTAKLKPAEIPHSETWPFFITMLIQCASLEISPSKRRSPKLVFAKTLRIVVQRAEDDKFSGNLLPLLPVVKSLFNHIWEVLNNDPSYQLQSEYGLILQDLLVVRDYRFHMRKRIYCSLVLLYMENMEKILSGRNDNQHIIKDVNTLRSLLENPPGDFPENLRDGVVRGFVRIFSCIRDEGKVSRKLIECINTFLLKDGPNLGRQSLEIHNAVHQFVFRCLLTTHDQTFKDCLIFYAMLQLNMTRGATDGSFLVQHLLDIVYKELDQSSVSNTIVPRTDAAKYEKFGTLSSSHCALVELAAAVLYRACINLTKAPSTEKRVKREHVAAHLREALMKGKWLWYASFCCLTRKYSTRIGKDLFMYWFEGICTSFQRILNEANVGHAYDGLLWTLRSLQELSSVLLLPDPKRKKPLSSSPLNEFDCGWQLVWSCLMQGFPLFSNVTAVVDAALVLLGNIISSDLVHTCVVPQDVWDLRIFKQMPSVSLLYFISCYFSRKGSQVSGDVRDILHLRKNLLRAVLGQLKEMESSIHNKQLVLLLPAAVNALCAGCVPFTQCHTGLIQSYTSLDATDAVNKTEKPEHNCLHGLFDCTVEVLADIGPGPSVEVFPSQHYPNLRLPRQLREPLLSEMETLILGALVEKEMRRRSLSDIFFKCAILSNIIYGSVLTRQREEVSSFVSKLGRYLLELLDFAVTVTQGNDCLALSSDLLSNGASSIVASFRSFAHSPIFSRQHDQNHVDAELYGAIMQVMERLLKAMSNVYEEFSSGAGERLTACDTLKQYSFPADSNKSRIVDMELDVNEDTGDMDTLSDGGKTASGVFSSVKKWKLGMISLISNFFSVLHTTWDVLFKLLSKERDQMVREKIMFSLCQHPFWSSAENFKEMVGLMTKMIKIQVSLKLDCGKVLSAIHGLLGTLSSLDTNWKDKGFTDSLGERGPEQNLMHLRDAVAECDLLDWFGRVKLIDCICNFVLLSPQIGQTLIERLLTMLQDPDYRVRFSLARRIGVLFQMWDGHEELFNDICSNFGVKLVVSSKEKLVTASEVLASGPQPQPTMETVIITLMHLALQSEKIELEAVFMICVVAAIDPCQRELIFVILDNLSRQLRYASRFKYLEELLGSILFSWVACGVSLAALVEIRQLFVSDSEPSYFMQYCCHWLLPALVLHGDSSSLSWVARIACQPPAVLVKNHFVQIFSVCMGLHCSKRSGWEKGADVLQNSILHLAQISENERDKLIKKHMVSIVSHILSLASSAPNPTVPFFSRDTIVRGIQTIVDGFLEMEDYATSVCVVDKINIFRPDRVFMFIVELHYRIAAATHHRHTCHRLAGIEVLIDVLGHRAAMASTSNYLFNLIGQFIGYHDLQDQCCRVISVLLKTFKSNPSREIISVLGEQLQFLVSKLVACCIPSETKGEQFGCGSSQVLSLLFQLTVHSDPSLYDYIRELEPFPEIDIFDEIRKFHQDLCRAYSPRDHLLKFVRRSGHLPPRLLLWSLQALHKKLLLGETFQIEKNAADRVEDRYWHCDDEIMTAVWTMVRMCGSEDANSIRVLVSDFISRVGIGDPHCVVFHLPGNSSNIHVCQPVNQGFSTEGTFPIDTGLSEELLVALLKLLKKYLMDDSVKIVDMTSQALRGILSTQRGQNTLLSFDSYERSLIEVHSKGVNIELVEKLLLDLEIKFKAEAIPIENSTVWVTHGKTFDEWICPLVCSLIGLCSDVILRLCQDIVLMKAEVAELLLASIIVNLAGKKDMDVNLYKLISLQVQEHVFTDSNKLIKSIQVWLNALNELRLCHVMERSSLLPLKQESSKSAKPSSYSSKSRSTSVKARESASMYGAMAMSTPLWDKVYWLSIDYLVVAKSAVVCGSYFTAMMYVEHWCEEHFNILTLGSPDFSHFEMLPRHIEILVAAATQINEPDSLYGIIQSHKLTSQIITFEHEGDWSKALEYYDLQVRSAALVPMDFGSRSLSLEQTQPDNFSNSTPDDPMRQRKPYKGLIRSLQQTGCMHVLDFYCQGLTSRKGQFHHDLEFTELQYEAAWRAANWDFSLLYAGDNSISSTLHIKANHFNENLHSCLRALKKGNFNEFHEKLKDSKQELVWSVSRASEESTEHIYSAIIKLQILYHLGKAWDLRWRSFPSECMNFHPQMEEVNSEPLIPTVDQLSWLSVDWSSILERTQLHMSLLEPFIAFRRVLLQVLNCKDSMVQHLLQSTCTLRKGSRFSQAAAALHEFKFLCVESGEQQSSLYWLGRLEEAKLLRSQGQHEMAISLAKYVAEYSLSNEESSDVHRLVGKWLAETRSSSSRTILEKYLKPAVSLVEDQKATDKRSRDRQSQTHFHLAHYADALFRSYEERLSSSEWQAAMRLRKHKTTELEALIRRLKCSTKGEKTDYSIKIQELQKQLAMDKEEAEKLQDDRDNFLSLALDGYKHCLVVGDKYDVRVVCYSMSTSMFNKAGHT; encoded by the exons ATGGTAAAGTCTCGAGACGTCCAAGAGATTGTGGCGAAGCTCTCGTCCGATAAAGCCAAGACTCGAGAA GAAGGGATAAAGTTGCTAAATACATGGTTAGAAGGAGAAAGATCAAACGATTTCTGTAAATATCTTGCACAGAAAACTGCCAAGCTTAAACCAGCTGAAATTCCTCACT CTGAAACATGGCCTTTCTTTATTACTATGTTGATTCAATGTGCTTCATTGGAGATATCCCCAAGCAAGCGCCGATCACCGAAATTGGTATTTGCAAAGACCTTGAGGATAGTTGTGCAGCGAGCGGAGGATGATAAGTTTTCAG GCAATTTATTGCCATTGCTACCTGTGGTTAAAAGTCTTTTCAACCATATTTGGGAGGTCTTAAACAATGATCCAAGCTACCAGTTGCAGTCGGAATATGGGCTTATTCTGCAGGATCTTTTGGTTGTCAGAGATTATCGATTTCACATGAGAAAGCGAATTTATTGCA GCCTAGTGCTTCTGTATATGGAAAATATGGAAAAAATCTTGAGTGGTAGAAATGATAATCAACATATTATCAAGGACGTAAATACTCTCCGTTCACTTTTGGAGAACCCCCCTGGAGATTTCCCAGAAAATCTAAGGGACGGCGTTGTTAGAGGTTTTGTTAGGATTTTCTCTTGTATCAG GGATGAGGGAAAGGTTTCTCGCAAACTTATTGAGTGTATTAATACATTCTTGTTAAAAGATGGTCCAAATTTAGGGCGTCAGTCCCTGGAGATCCACAACGCTGTGCATCAATTTGTCTTTCGGTGTTTGCTGACAACCCATGATCAAACTTTTAAG GATTGCCTTATTTTTTATGCAATGTTACAACTGAATATGACAAGAGGTGCTACTGATGGGAGCTTTTTGGTACAACATCTTTTAGACATAGTGTACAAGGAATTAGATCAAAGCTCTGTATCCAATACAATTGTGCCCAG GACTGATGCAGCTAAATATGAGAAGTTTGGAACTTTGAGCAGCTCTCATTGTGCCTTGGTTGAGCTTGCAGCTGCTGTACTTTATAGG GCTTGTATTAACTTGACAAAAGCACCATCAACTGAAAAGAGGGTCAAGAGAGAGCATGTTGCTGCCCATTTACGAGAGGCTCTCATGAAGGGGAAATGGTTATG GTATGCTTCATTTTGTTGTCTTACTCGTAAGTACTCTACACGCATTGGTAAAGATCTTTTTATGTACTGGTTCGAGGGGATATGTACAAGCTTTCAAAG AATTTTGAACGAGGCAAATGTGGGGCATGCTTATGATGGTTTGCTATGGACACTGAG GAGCCTGCAGGAACTCTCTTCTGTGTTGTTGCTTCCGGATCCAAAGCGGAAAAAGCCATTAAGCTCCTCTCCCTTGAATgag TTTGACTGTGGTTGGCAATTAGTATGGAGCTGCCTTATGCAGGGCTTCCCGTTGTTCAGTAATGTAACTGCAGTT GTAGATGCAGCTCTGGTGCTCCTGGGAAACATAATTTCAAGT GatcttgtacatacatgtgtcGTACCTCAGGATGTATGGGACCTTAGGATATTCAAACAAATGCCGTCAGt GTCTTTGTTGTACTTTATATCCTGTTACTTTTCAAGGAAAGGTTCGCAAGTAAGT GGTGATGTTCGAGACATTTTACACCTGAGAAAAAACCTCCTGAGAGCAGTTTTGGGTCAACTCAAGGAGATG GAGAGTTCCATACATAACAAGCAGTTGGTGTTATTATTGCCTGCAGCTGTTAATGCTCTTTGTGCTGGTTGTGTTCCTTTTACACAATGCCACACTGGACTAATCCAATCTTACACTTCTCTAGATGCTACTGATGCTGTAAATAAG ACAGAAAAACCTGAGCACAATTGTCTGCATGGACTATTCGACTGCACTGTGGAGGTTCTCGCTGATATTGGTCCAGGTCCGAGCGTTGAG GTTTTCCCATCCCAACACTATCCAAATCTACGGCTTCCCAGGCAATTAAGAGAACCACTACTTTCTGAGATGGAGACTCTAATTCTTGGAGCTCTAGTGGAGAAGGAGATGAGAAGGAGATCTTTGTCAGATATATTCTTTAAATGTGCTATATTGTCAAACATCATCTATGGTTCAGTCTTGACAAG GCAAAGAGAGGAAGTTTCATCATTTGTCTCAAAATTGGGTCGATACCTGTTAGAATTGCTGGATTTTGCTGTTACTGTCACCCAGGGAAATGATTGTCTAGCTCTCAGTTCTGATCTCCTATCTAATGGAGCAAGCTCTATTGTTGCTTCCTTTAGAAGTTTTGCTCATTCCCCTATCTTTAGTCGACAGCACGATCAAAATCATGTCGATGCTGAACTATATGGTGCCATAATGCAAGTGATGGAGAGGCTCTTAAAAGCGATGTCTAATGTGTATGAAGAGTTTTCCAGTGGTGCAGGAGAACGTTTAACTGCATGTGATACGCTAAAACAATATTCTTTCCCTGCTGATAGCAATAAAAGTAGGATTGTGGACATGGAGTTGGATGTTAATGAGGATACCGGAGATATGGATACATTATCTGATGGTGGCAAAACTGCCAGTGGTGTATTCTCTTCTGTAAAGAAATGGAAGCTGGGCATGATATCGCttatttctaattttttctcaGTTTTACACACAACTTGGGATGTCCTGTTTAAGCTCCTGTCAAAAGAAAGGGATCAAATG GTCAGGGaaaaaattatgtttagtcTTTGTCAACATCCCTTCTGGTCCTCTGCTGaaaatttcaaggaaatg GTTGGTTTAATGACTAAAATGATTAAGATACAAGTGAGTCTTAAGCTCGATTGTGGTAAGGTATTATCTGCTATCCATGGTTTGCTGGGGACACTATCATCCTTGGACACTAACTGGAAAGATAAAGGTTTCACTGACTCTTTAGGTGAAAGAGGACCTGAGCAG AACTTGATGCATCTTCGAGATGCGGTTGCTGAATGTGATCTTCTTGACTGGTTTGGACGTGTTAAGCTCATCGATTGCATATGCAATTTTGTTTTACTCAGTCCTCAAATTGGTCAG ACACTGATTGAAAGGTTGTTGACGATGCTTCAAGATCCTGATTATCGAGTTCGTTTCTCCCTGGCTAGAAGGATTGGTGTTCTTTTCCAAATGTGGGATGGACATGAGGAATTATTCAACGATATATG TTCCAACTTTGGAGTGAAGTTGGTGGTATCCTCAAAAGAAAAACTTGTTACTGCAAGTGAGGTCTTAGCTAGTGGTCCACAGCCTCAGCCCACGATGGAAACTGTCATTATTACTCTCATGCATCTTGCTTTGCAAAGTGAGAAAATAGAGTTGGAG GCTGTATTCATGATATGCGTGGTTGCTGCTATTGATCCTTGTCAGAG GGAATTGATCTTTGTAATACTTGACAATCTCTCAAGGCAGTTGCGCTATGCAAGCAGGTTTAAG TACTTGGAGGAGCTTTTAGGATCAATTCTCTTTAGTTGGGTTGCTTGTGGTGTAAGCCTTGCTGCACTTGTAGAG ATACGGCAATTATTTGTGTCTGATTCCGAACCTAGTTACTTCATGCAGTATTGCTGCCATTGGCTTCTCCCAGCTCTAGTTTTGCATGGGGATAGCTCTAGTCTCAGCTGGGTTGCTAGA ATTGCTTGTCAACCTCCAGCAGTTCTGGTGAAAAATCACTTCGTGCAGATCTTCTCTGTTTGTATGGGATTGCATTGTAGTAAGAGATCTGGGTGGGAAAAGGGAGCAGATGTGCTTCAGAATTCTATTTTGCATCTTGCTCAGATATCTGAGAATGAACGGGACAAACTCATCAAGAAGCATATG GTATCTATTGTCAGCCACATTCTGTCTCTTGCATCATCCGCACCAAACCCCACGGTTCCATTCTTTTCTCGGGATACGATTGTACGTGGAATTCAGACAATTGTTGATGGATTTTTGGAGAT GGAGGATTATGCTACAAGTGTGTGTGTTGTTGACAAGATCAACATTTTTCGCCCAGATAGGGTTTTCATG TTCATAGTGGAGCTGCATTATAGAATTGCAGCAGCAACCCATCATAGGCATACATGTCACAGACTAGCTGGAATCGAGGTGCTGATAGATGTTCTTGGGCATAGAGCTGCTATGGCAAGCACTTCCAA CTATCTTTTCAATCTGATCGGGCAGTTTATTGGTTACCATGATTTACAAGATCAATGCTGCCGTGTCATATCTGTGCTTCTGAAAACTTTTAAAAGTAATCCATCCCGAGAAATTATCAGTGTTCTGGGTGAGCAACTTCAG TTTTTAGTGTCGAAGTTGGTTGCATGTTGCATTCCATCTGAAACTAAGGGAGAACAATTTGGCTGCGGATCATCTCAAGTTTTATCATTGCTCTTTCAGCTAACTGTGCATTCTGATCCATCCCTTTATGATTACATCAGA GAATTGGAACCATTCCCTGAAATAGATATCTTTGATGAGATTAGAAAGTTCCATCAGGATTTATGCCGAGCTTACTCTCCAAGAGATCATCTGCTGAAG TTTGTTCGGAGATCTGGTCACCTTCCACCAAGATTACTTCTCTGGAG TCTCCAAGCATTGCACAAGAAGCTACTTTTGGGTGAAACATTTCAAATTGAAAAGAATGCAGCAGATCGGGTGGAAGATAGATATTGGCATTGTGACGATGAAATTATGACTGCTGTCTGGACTATGGTTCGCATGTGTGGCTCAGAAGATGCAAATAGCATTAGAGTTTTGGTCTCTGATTTCATATCTAGG GTTGGTATTGGGGATCCACATTGTGTTGTTTTCCATCTGCCTGGAAACTCGAGTAACATCCATGTGTGCCAACCAGTCAATCAAGGCTTTTCTACAGAGGGCACATTTCCAATTGATACTGGATTGTCTGAAGAACTTCTGGTCGCACTTCTGAAACTTCTGAAGAAGTACTTGATGGATGATTCTGTTAAAATTGTAGATATGACATCTCAAGCTCTTCGG GGAATTCTTTCAACTCAAAGGGGTCAAAATACGCTGTTGTCATTTGATTCTTATGAGAGGTCTCTTATAGAG GTTCACTCCAAGGGAGTCAATATTGAGCTGGTTGAAAAGCTCCTTTTGGATTTGGAAATTAAGTTTAAAG CTGAAGCAATTCCAATCGAGAACTCTACTGTATGGGTAACACATGGTAAAACTTTTGATGAATGGATTTGTCCACTTGTCTGCTCACTGATCGGCTTATGTAGTGATGTTATTCTGAG ATTATGTCAGGATATTGTGTTGATGAAAGCTGAAGTTGCTGAGCTTTTATTGGCAAGTATTATTGTCAATCTTGCTGGAAAGAAGGATATGGATGTTAATCTCTACAAATTGATCTCTTTGCAG GTGCAGGAACATGTATTTACAGACTCTAATAAGTTaatcaaatcaattcaagtATGGTTGAATGCCCTCAATGAACTTCGATTGTGTCATGTGATGGAAAGATCTTCTTTGTTGCCATTAAAGCAAGAAAGCTCCAAG AGTGCTAAGCCTTCTAGTTACAGCTCTAAATCTCGTTCCACCTCTGTAAAGGCTAGAGAATCTGCTTCTATGTATGGTGCAATGGCAATGTCAACGCCATTATGGGACAAG GTTTATTGGCTTTCTAttgattatcttgttgttgCTAAGTCAGCAGTT GTTTGTGGCTCATACTTTACTGCGATGATGTATGTGGAACATTGGTGTGAAGAACATTTCAATATCCTGACACTGGGTAGCCCTGATTTCTCCCACTTCGAAATG TTGCCACGCCACATTGAAATACTTGTTGCAGCAGCTACCCAGATCAATGAACCTGACAGCTTATATGGGATTATCCAGTCACACAAG TTAACCTCTCAAATCATTACCTTCGAACATGAGGGAGACTGGAGCAAGGCCCTTGAATATTATGATTTGCAAGTGCGTTCAGCTGCTTTGGTACCAATGGATTTTGGTTCCAGGAGTTTGTCACTGGAACAGACTCAACCTGATAATTTTTCCAATTCCACACCGGATGATCCGATGAGGCAGAGGAAACCATATAAAGGTCTGATCAGATCTTTGCAGCAAACTGGTTGTATGCATGTCCTGGACTTTTATTGTCAAGGATTGACATCTAGAAAGGGACAGTTTCATCATGATCTGGAGTTTACCGAATTGCAG TATGAGGCTGCTTGGCGTGCAGCAAACTGGGATTTCTCGTTACTCTATGCTGGAGATAATTCTATTTCATCAACTCTGCACATCAAAGCCAATCATTTTAATGAAAATTTGCATAG TTGTTTGAGGGCACTAAAAAAGGGGAATTTCAATGAATTTCATGAAAAGCTGAAAGATTCAAAGCAG GAGCTTGTTTGGTCTGTTTCTCGTGCAAGTGAAGAAAGTACTGAACATATATATTCAGCAATAATTAAACTACAG ATCCTCTATCATCTTGGCAAGGCATGGGATTTACGTTGGAGATCATTTCCATCTGAGTGTATGAACTTCCATCCACAGATGGAAGAAGTGAATTCAGAACCTCTAATCCCTACTGTGGATCAG TTATCCTGGCTGAGCGTGGATTGGAGCTCCATTTTGGAGCGAACACAGTTACACATGAGTTTATTAGAGCCTTTTATAGCGTTCAGGCGAGTTCTACTTCAAGTCTTAAATTGTAAGGACTCTATGGTGCAACATCTCCTGCAATCCACGTGTACTCTCCGTAAG ggatctagattttCTCAAGCAGCTGCAGCCTTGCATGAGTTTAAGTTCCTTTGTGTTGAATCAGGGGAACAACAGTCATCCCTTTATTGGCTTGGAAGG CTTGAAGAAGCAAAGCTTTTGCGTAGCCAAGGTCAGCATGAGATGGCTATCAGCCTTGCAAAGTATGTGGCAGAATATTCCCTGTCGAATGAAGAGTCTTCAGATGTACATCGCTTGGTTGGGAAGTGGCTGGCAGAGACTAGATCTAGCAG CTCAAGAACTATATTGGAGAAGTATTTGAAACCTGCTGTTTCACTTGTTGAGGATCAGAAGGCTACAGACAAGAGGTCGAGAGATAGACAAAGCCAAACTCATTTTCATCTTGCACACTATGCAGATGCTCTGTTTAGGAGTTATGAGGAAAGACTTTCCTCCAGTGAGTGGCAAGCAGCCATGCGTCTGAGGAAACACAAG ACAACAGAGTTGGAAGCACTTATTAGACGGCTAAAATGTTCCACAAAG GGGGAGAAGACCGATTACTCTATCAAAATTCAAGAGTTGCAAAAGCAGCTAGCAATGGACAAGGAGGAGGCCGAAAAGCTTCAG